TATCTGTCTAGATACTCAAGATCCTGAAGAAATCATTACAATTGTTAAGGCACTCCAGCCCACATTTGGAGGGATTAACCTAGAAGACATAGCTTCTCCAAACTGCTTTTCCATTGAAGAACGCCTAAATAAAGAATTAGTCATTCCAGTGTTTCACGACGATCAGCACGGCACAGCTATTGTTGCATTAGCCGGATTGTTAAATGCCCTCAAACTCGTTTCTAAGCCTATCAAGGACTGTAAAATTATCGTTTGTGGGATTGGTGCAGCAGGTATGGCCATTACCAACATGCTACTAAAAGCAGGAGCGAAAACGATTATAGGCGTCGATGTTGAGGGAGCGCTTCATTGCAATCAAAACTACGATCGTCCCGGTTGGAATGAATTCGCTCAAAAAACCAATCCAAAGCAGGAAAAGGGAAAACTATGCGAGGTCATAAAGAATGCTGATGTGTTCATAGGTGTTTCAGCGCCTGGACTATTAACCAAAGCTGATATTAAAAAAATGGCCAAGGATCCAATCATATTTGCTTTAGCCAATCCGAATCCAGAAATAAAACCAGAAGAAGCAAAGCCTTATGCAGCTGTTATTGCTACAGGGAGATCCGATTATCCAAACCAAGTAAATAACGTATTGTGTTTCCCAGGTATATTCAGGGGGGCACTAGACTGTCGCGCTACGGAAATTAATGATGAAATGAAGCTTGCCGCGGCTAAAGCAATTGCTTCAACTATTGGAGAAGAGGAGTTAGACGCCGAATATATTATTCCGAGTGTGTTTAACAAGGAAGTCGTCCCCTCTATTCGCCAAGCCGTTATAGATGCAGCCGTTAACACGGGTGTGTCTCAGATTGAACCAGAATAGATACGAAAAAGGAGCACTCAAATGAACGAAGACGATAAAAAGCAACGACAAGATGCAGAAGAAGCCGTTGGCAAAAAAGACATTAAGCATTTGGCGTTCTACGGAGGCCCATTTACCGCTACCATCCCGCTTGTGTTTTTTATTATTTGGGCCATCTCTTTAAGTGTGACAAAGCTGGTTACAG
The nucleotide sequence above comes from Pontibacillus chungwhensis. Encoded proteins:
- a CDS encoding NAD-dependent malic enzyme — its product is MSKSSISFILRLKLDKKTASFGQIATVISSAGGDLVAIDVIKENRNSTIRDLSINIHQEEVQNRITAELRKLTGITIQQTTDRTFLAHSGGKIHIMPKIKIDSRDDMSRVYTPEVARVCEAIDENVELAHDYTIKKNAVAVISDGTAVLGLGKIKPEAAMPVMEGKAMLFKQFADIDAYPICLDTQDPEEIITIVKALQPTFGGINLEDIASPNCFSIEERLNKELVIPVFHDDQHGTAIVALAGLLNALKLVSKPIKDCKIIVCGIGAAGMAITNMLLKAGAKTIIGVDVEGALHCNQNYDRPGWNEFAQKTNPKQEKGKLCEVIKNADVFIGVSAPGLLTKADIKKMAKDPIIFALANPNPEIKPEEAKPYAAVIATGRSDYPNQVNNVLCFPGIFRGALDCRATEINDEMKLAAAKAIASTIGEEELDAEYIIPSVFNKEVVPSIRQAVIDAAVNTGVSQIEPE